ACAGTACAGGGCAGCCCCTGCTGGGCAGATCTGGGGTCACGTCAGGTGCACTGGCCTCCCCCTCTGTTCTGTGGGATGAGTCACAATTCCTTAGTGAAACTGCTGGATCCTTGGCACCCTGTGAAGCAGGGCTCTATCCCCATCAGGAGAAGAAAATCTATTGCCACTGCCTCTCCAAATGAGACAGCCACAGCTGtgaatggatctctctctctctcatgccacAAAAGCTCCTAGCAGAAAGCCCCGCATTGCATCTCTAAAAAAAATAGACATCTGGCTTGTGGGTGCCTCTAACCCTGGGGAACTTCCTGGCTGctgaagacacagggagagacggAGGCAGACACGGAATCACTCGTCTTAACTCCGTTTATTACAATCTCAAGGAAAACAGCTGCAGGAGGCATGATGGGGGAAACAAACCCGCCGATTTCTCTCCTCACGGCCGTGTTGCCTGCTCCTCCCTACCAGGGCGCGGGGGGCTCGGGTTTCTGCACATGCATTTGGGGTCTGCGGCgtggtgtgggtgctgtgtgcgGGTGGCTCTTTCGGGGGTGTTGTTCCTAGGATTTCTTGACAGGGGGTGGTTGGAGCCGAGGTCTTCGGGTGCTCGAGGAAGGGGCCCTCCCACTAGGACTGAGACCCAGCCTTTTTCTTCTGGAATTTTCTGAACTGAGACTGAATGGCCACCGCGGCACGCTCTGTTTCCGGTGCATCCATGTCAATGTCGAATTCTTCTTGGACTTTCTTCTGGCCATCTGCAGTGAGAGAAGCACAGACATGAGGCGGTCACCGGGCTGAGACGAGGAAGGCGCACAGCAACACCAGCTTCGCAAAGCTCGACAAGCACCGCGGGGCACACGGTCAAGAGGGGACCCGGCCCGGGATGTACAATCTGGAGACGCATTCTGAGTTGAGTGTGTGCTTGCGAAGGGGATGACACTCAAGGCCACAGTCCCAACACTTCACACACAAGcggcttcatggaaaatgcaattagaagataagtttactttggtgcaaaaaaaaaaaatgtagacatcTATGCAtgaaagaggtcttcaaaaagttcatagaagaagctggtgttgtggcacagcgggtaaagccgccacctgcaactctggcatcccctatgggcaccggtttctgtcctggctgctctacttctgatccagctccctgttaatgcacctgggaaagcagcagaaaatgaccccaaacgcttgggcccctgcacccacatgggagacctggaagaagctcctggctcctggtttcagcctggcccagctctcgccattgtggccatctggagagtgaacctgcgggtagaagatctctctccctctgcctctccctctctgtaactctgattgtgaaatacacaaataaataaatctcttttaaaaattcatagagaTACATAGGATGAAAGAACTATGtgtgggtttcaatttttttgcgcaaaaataaacatcttttaattgcaaTTCTCCACCAACTTCTTGAGGTACCCTTGTATTTTCTCTACAAGATTTTCTGTTCCTGTGACCGCAATTTATATGCAGTGTTTAAAATATCAGTCATGCTGTTACTTTCTCCTGAAGACACAGTACAAACCTGGCTGTAGATACTGACCCAGTGGTGGCTGGCATTCACAAAGGCTCAGAGTTCCCAACGCCACTCGCTGAGTTCCTGTGTGTTCCTCTGTTGCTAGGGAGATTTGTGGGTTGTGTTCAGGGCTTTGGGTTTTGTCATCACCACAACCAAATGATGTCATGTGACCTTCACGAGTGAACATTCACAGACCTCACCATTCgtctgggaggcagaagcagacacaCTGACCCTGTGACAATCCTGGGGAGGAGGCACCAGCCCCTGCGGTGAAAATGCAGGCTAATTGGCCGCCTGTGCCGTCCGTGTCCCTTACTGAACACCGGCCGAGGAGCGAAACCAAAGGAATCAATAAAATCCTCCGGCCACGGAAGGGAAAATTCGTTAGACAGCCTTCAGCCCGAGGAAGAATAAACGTCAGAATCGCCAAGCGCATCTCTGTCCTTGGTCCTCCTGTCTGTAGCACAGGCACCAGGGCCCCACCTGGATCagggctgcccctgcccagctgcaGTGGGAAGGGTGGGCAGCATCCCCTGGGGACAGCCACGCTTACTAGCAAGGCCCTCAGTGTACCCTGCCTGCAGGTGCACCGACAAACACATCCCTGGGGTCCCTAGGGGAGATCCGGGAGGAGCAGACCCACCGCTCCCGGGACCCCAGCCAAGCATCTCACTGCCACCAGGTGctggcacctgcagcccaggaggcagcgcGTGAGGGGCACAGCCAGTCCTGCAGGATGGCGCTGTGAGGCTGGAGAGGGGGGTGTCTagccagggggcagggagggagctctATGCCTGGTGTCACTCAGTCTAAACAGGGCCCATCCACTTTCTCCCTCAAGGACTTTGCATGACAAGGCTCAGGCAACAgcctgggggagaggggtggaggagggtCTTGTCCTCCAGGACTTGCTCTGTTAatatccacctctctctctctctctctctctctctgtccctccctcctctctctctctccatctagcTCCCCTATGATAGTCCAACGACAGTTGAGAGATTGATAATTGATAATAAATACACGGACAGATGAGAATCAGGGTCTACGGCAGATTCGTCTGATCCTGTGACTCTCCTCTGCAGCCTCCCCACACCAGCTTTTCCGAGAGAAGTGGATTCTGCCTGGAGCTCTCCAGCCACGCCTCcgcctgggaggaggggccgcTGGCCCCGGCCTCGTTGGACTGCTGAGCCAAGACCTCAATCAAAGAAGAGCTTCTTCTATCTCAGGGAGAGGAGATTTGGGGTGCATCAACACCCAGGGAATAGCCAGGGACAGGGGGCTTGTGGCCTGGGACCTCTGGCAGCCGCTGGTCTTCTGGTCGACCCGGCAGAAATCCTTCCTGCAGGGACTCCCAGGGGCCTGATCAGTTTCCTGCACTCAAGTGCTCCACTCGTGTCATCACGGGAGCCTGGCACAGGTCCCGAGGGCACGTGTGCAGCAAACCCGAGATGCACATGGCTCCAGCCCCTTTCCCACGCAGGACAGCCGTGGGGACACAGCACCCCCGCACTGGGACGTGTCCTTTCTCATAGCTGGGGAGCAGCCCTGCggctgcctcctccctgcacAGCAGGGAAACCTGCTCCAACCCTGGGAGACGGAGGGTGACTGCTCTCTCAGATTTAAAtgctgctgcagccccagggggGTTCGGAAGGGCCTGATCATCTTTCTCCTTTTGTAATAACGGGATGAAAGTGGTAATCTTATTTTTTGACAAGTGATGAATGCAGAAGCagaaaattatgtatatttaGGGAATATATAATGAGACAGTAAGGACAGgtcataaaaatcaattttacaaTTACATCTTCAACTAATATCTCAAGCCCAAAGTGATTGATGCCTCCCTCATTTGAACACCAATAGGGTGTTTAAAGAAGCAACCACGAATATTTAAGGCATCCTTGCTTTCTGTTTACTCCTCCCCTCTGCCACACCTCAACCCTGAGCTGGCCAGGAGCATGCCAAGTAGGGGAAGGGGACAACTGCTTAATTCATGTAGGTGCTGGGGTCCGGTGCCGACGATGTAAGGCCTCCGGATGGCTCAGTGCGGCCTGAGAGCCAGGAAGGATGGCTCTGAAGACGCCAGACTCAGCAGGAGTAgagggaggtgcaggggcccccacTGGGTGCAGGCGGTCGTAACTGCACACTCAGAAGGGCCATCTTTGTGCAAAGCCTGCTCTTCCTACCTACTAATGCTGTGCACGGACCAGCGCCTCGGTCTAAGCTGAACCACAGCCCAAAGGTGTTGAGCTGGCATTGGGCACGGCCTGGCCcatgagtgggggaggggcggggacttgggccgtcatgggctcctcagcctcAGGGCCCCCATGTCGGCTCTGTGCTGAGATTCACCAATCCTTGAGCCCCCTTTCGGAAGGCAGGGTGCTTCCGTCACAGCCAGCTGCATGCCACTGTGGGCAGCCATGCTGCTGCCCTTCCTACAGGGACAGCCCCGCGCAGCAGCACACACAGAGAATATTCTtccagggcaggccctggggcaTAGTGGGCGAAGCCatgcctgcacccacacgggtgctagttcaagtgccggccgctccacttcccatccgcctccctactgatgcacctgggaaagcagcagaggatggtccaagtccttggggccctgcacccatgtgggagacctggaagaagctcctggctcctggcttcagcctggcccagccccagccattgaggccattttgggagtgaaccagtggatggaagacccctctctctctttttctctaactctggctttcaaaaaaaaaaaaataaaataaatcttaaagagagagagagagagagagagagagacctcccagcTGGGCAGCACAGCCCTCCCCCCACAGGGCATGTGACCACGTGGCTGAGAGCGCCCTGCCCGGCTGCTGTGCCCAGGACAGAGGGGGACGCGCACCGCTGTCATTCCCAGGGTGCAAACGACCACTTCTTGTGTGtttctacctgctgcttcccaaagctGCTCCCTAGAGGCCGGTCTCTGGACAGggtgggctccagggtctggaAATCCCCAACAGTGCCGGTCTCCAAGGGCGGCTGCCTGTTGGCGCAAGCCAGCAGTGTTTCAGCCAAACGCCCCGTGACGCTGTCCAGGGCTGTTATTGGCCTCAGTGCGGGGctctggaactctgtctctcccccgaGTTTAAACACTGAGAGAAAGTCCACAGCTGACCCCCAGAGTGGCCAGGGGGACAGGCACACCGATTAGCCCACTGGGGGTGAGAGATAGTGATGGCCAGCACCGCTGGAGGAGCGGGGGAGCTGACTTCTTGGCCGCAACAGCTCAGAGAGGGTGGCCCCCAGACTCGAGTTCTGTGTgcctggtggggggtgggggggcttccCCACAAGCCCTCAGCCTTCCCCCAACTCTGCCAAGTCCATCACCTGGAAGACCTTGCCTCAAAAGCTAGCTGTCCATTAGCTGTCTGTTTATCCATCCGTCTGCCTATGCATTCATCTCTCCACCTACCTATCACACCGCAcattctctcactcactctccttctccctctctccccctccctctccccacccccatacccTAGGAACACAAAGGCTGCCAAATGGCCCCAAGCCATTGGCTGGGCAGGAACTTTCTCAGACCTCGGGTCAtgccccagagctgtgctgatggtCCCGCGCAAGGAAGAAAGCCGCCTCCCGTCCTGTGCACCTGCCGACCTGCTCCTGACGCCATTTCCCTGGAATGCCACCTTCTTCTTGCAGAAACGGGGGCAGGAAGTgggctctgctgctgctctctgctctgtgttTTGTGTGTCATCAGGTGGCCCTTCTTAAAGACGGAATGGAAACAAGCGCCACTTTATTGAGCGTAAAATAgattccacccccccacccccagcctcaaaCATAAGTGAACTTTCTTTCACAGATCATTGGATGGGCAAATGGGAAATAGAGAATTATGAATATTAAAGCAAGGAACTACTGCCAGCTGAAGACAACCCCAAGTCCCTGACACTGTCAAGAAGATCCCCTGGGTGCGTGACACCCCGACATCCCAGCCGGCCCCGTCTGCTCTGAGTGGCTGGTCCACCAGCAGACAGCTCCTGAGCCCCCCGCTCAGCGACCCCAGGCGGCCAGAGTGAGGAAGCACAAGTATGGGCAGCGCAAATGACCACAATCTACTTCCTCCCAGCTCAGGAGTCGGGGATGGAGATGGCTCAGGGTGGGAatctgggccctgcccctgcttccCGCGCATCCTGTGGTTCTGGGCGCTAGGGCTCCAAGCCACGCACTCGGAGGGTCTGAGGTCAGCCCCCACCTGCGGCTCCCCACGCCTTCAGCGGTTCCGTCGCTTTGTGTTCTTTGTTCGGCTTCTAGAACTGCAGGAAATACTCATCGGCCCTATGTTATGAGGGCTCAGAGCCGACCTCGGGCCTCACGTGGGATCGCCCCACGGACGCTGGCCACGGCTCACtcagaatccaggtctccaggaGTTACTATTTTACAGAGTTGCGCTACTTTCCGCTCCTGAGATGTAGGCCAAGATGGCAGACTTCTACAGGGACCAGTTAATGCAACCCCTAGGGGGAAGAAAATCTATTACATGGTCCCCTTCTAAACACGCAATAGGAGGGTGCTTCAAAAGGTGtgtgaaataaaaggaaattaacagCTAAGCTTTGGATCCCCGCGTGGTTTGTTCATAACACTGTCCCTTGAACATTCCGAAAACCAGCTGCAAATCCACTTGTTTCCCGGGCCGCTGAGGAAAACTCGGACCAGATTCATTCATGCAGAACCCGGTGTGTGGAACGGGCTGGTAGGGACCGGGCAAGGACAGAGAACAGATCCAAGACCCTGCTCTCCTGTCAACCGCGGGAGACAGCACGGTAAAGTCTAGAAACGCGCAGTAGAATTTCAGAGGTTGCAAAAACAAAGCCGGGTGGGGATCCGTTGCGTGTGTGAGTGCAGGCGGCCAGGGACGGCCCCCGGAGCTGGGAGATTACCGCAGGCCCAACTCCACGGCTAGGACAGTCCCATCTCCCTGGCAGGGCCGGGGGCAGCGGGGCAGcgccgggaggggaggggggaaccaGCACTCTCTGGGAGATTGAGCTCCATCCCTTTGTTCGCACTCTGAGTAATCATTAATGTAGCTGCTTTAGAGACTAACAAACGTCAGGAGTCAGCCAGAGCGGGACAGAGCTGCCGTGGATCCTGCCACAGCCTGAAACAGGACAAAAAGGCTGAAATACACGGAACTCAGCATCCTGTCTTCTCACGCCTAAGCTCAGAAAAGGGAATTCTGAGTATGTTTTCTGCTGTAAGGTCTCCAACCTGCGTTGACTGGGAGCTAGGTTTAACATCGCCTCCCCACGTctggaccacac
Above is a genomic segment from Lepus europaeus isolate LE1 chromosome 2, mLepTim1.pri, whole genome shotgun sequence containing:
- the PCP4 gene encoding calmodulin regulator protein PCP4; its protein translation is MSERQSAGATNGKDKTSGENDGQKKVQEEFDIDMDAPETERAAVAIQSQFRKFQKKKAGSQS